The sequence CAGGGGCACCAGTACCAGTACTCATACTGGTGCCATTCCTTTTGCAACAGGGGCTCCAGTACTAGTATTGTACTGGTACCACTGTGGTCACCGCGTGGCGTGGGCATGATGGAGAGGGACACTGGTATTGGTAATGGCATGGGGTCAGTAGAGCACTGGTTCCAGTACCAGTACAGGGTCAGTAGTGGTACTGACGTGCACAGCAGGGGCAGTGGTACCAGTACCACCGTGGGATCAATAGGGTATGGTACTGGTACTGACATGGATATGAGCCTGGCACTGGTATTGGTACTGGTGTGGGCTTAGCAGGGGCATTGGTATGGGCACTGATACTGGTGTAGGCTTGGCAGGGGCACTGGTGCCAGTTCTGGTTACCAGCAGAGGAGGagtgcaggcacagcagcagtaCCAGTACAGGCATCACCTGCCCAGCACTGGTGCCAGAACAGCGCTGGTACTGGTAGGAGAGTGGGCAAGGCTAGGGTACTACTGCCAGTGCTAGTACCAATAGAGGGGTGCAGGCGTAGTGCTGATGGGCACGGGCGTGGCACTGGTACCAGCACCAGTCCTGGCATGGCACCGGTGCCAGCAGGCGCTCTCTCTCTTGCAGGGCTTTCTTCTGGCTAGTGTCActgctgctctcctccctcaTCTGGTTTATCACCGTTAAAGCCAGCGACCCCCGGGATGAGCCGTTGCAGAAGGGGCTCTTGATATTTGGGGTGAtgttctctgtgctgctgcaggaggctttCCGCTTCCTCTACTACAAGCTCCTCAGGTAAGGGCATCTCCTaccctgctccagcactgccAGATGGTCCTTCTGCTCTCCCAGCTATGGTGGGTCCGGATTTCGGCTGGGAGGGATGCAGAGAGTGGCACCAAGCTGCCTTGATCCTTGCTGGGAGCATGCAGGTGGTACCTGTGTCGGTACATTGACCTCGAGCAGGTCTCGagtggcagggcagagcagccctAAGGTCTGGAGGACCCAGGGCTGAGGTGGCTGGTAGAGTCTCTCTGAATTCGGGACAGGTAGGCTGTGGGTTTGGGCTGCTGCAGGACGTGTAACATCCTCTCTGCCCCCGTCACCTGGTGACTAGCACCAGCAGTGCTCCTGCAGATCAGACAGAAGCTGGGGGTATGCCAGGCACCAGGAAATGCCCACTTTGCTGTGTGGGGGATGGGGAAGGGTTAGGGATCTGCCCTTGTCTCCTGGCAAGTCTTGTTCCTTTCTTAGGGATGGCTTTGGCGGGCGCATCATTGCCGGGCCCGTGCTCAGTGCCCTGGCCAGCCCAGGGCAAAGTCTAGGTGCAGCCTCAGCAGCTCCCGGCCTCCCTGGCACCGCTGGTCCTTGTGCCGCCTGCTGGGTGAGCACGCGCTGCACCCTGTACTGTTTtttggatggatggacggatggac comes from Accipiter gentilis chromosome W, bAccGen1.1, whole genome shotgun sequence and encodes:
- the LOC126035381 gene encoding uncharacterized protein LOC126035381 isoform X1, encoding MTLAIFFGCTFIAFGPVFSLFLFTIARDPLRIIVLIAGAFFWLVSLLLSSLIWFITVKASDPRDEPLQKGLLIFGVMFSVLLQEAFRFLYYKLLRDGFGGRIIAGPVLSALASPGQSLGAASAAPGLPGTAGPCAACWVSTRCTLYCFLDGWTDGRCAGPGRQCRSRHPLLPPQRSPPSQLAGCWRGARGWGAGYVGLHRSLQQGAAGGGQAEGSRAPRSGL
- the LOC126035381 gene encoding gamma-secretase subunit Aph-1b-like isoform X3, with amino-acid sequence MTLAIFFGCTFIAFGPVFSLFLFTIARDPLRIIVLIAGAFFWLVSLLLSSLIWFITVKASDPRDEPLQKGLLIFGVMFSVLLQEAFRFLYYKLLR